TCATTATCCCCTGAACTGAATCAATCCACTAGTTTACAATTCCAGTACTTGAATTAATCTGCATtgcaattttgtcaattttctgAGTGATTAGGGTTCCTCAATTTTCTGAGTGAATTAATTTGTGTTTGCCTCTTTGTAATGGAGCTTTATTGAATGATCTATTCTTTGTTGCAGAGGTACATCAAGCAGTACAATTCTGTTGAGCTCTTTGCCTTGGGCATGGGTACAACTTCTTGAAACTCCCCTTTTTCTcttgcatatttatttatttccacATACTATTGAGTGATTGAGTAACAATATTGGGTGCAGATGGTCTTCTTTGGCCAGTATCTGCTATTGTTTGGTAATTTTGTTATCTTCTCAAGatgcataattttcttttaattaacttGGGGAAGTAATTTGGTACAGCTATTCCTACTGTGATCACAATTGCTGAGACTCTCAAAAGGAATGGACTGGCTGTTGAAAAGAGTAAGTTTAATTTATGGCTTCAATTGATATTTGTTTCATTTACAATGCTATTTTGCTAATATCTTTATCATAATGGTTTGTTTGGGGTGATTGAACAGAGATAAGCACCTGTACTATTGTCTCAAAGCTGGTGGATGTTGAAAATGGACGGATTGTTCTCAAGGCTCAGGTTGTTTAATCTCTTCTTAATTAAGTGCTGGAATTTGTGCCTGCCGTTGATTATCAGAATTGTCATGTTATTTGCTGAATTGTAATTATTCTGCATTAATCCCCTAATTTTCCCTTCTTGTGTGATCTCATAGATTGCGATTTTGCTGGAAAAAGCTGAGAATATAGAGGAGACCGCTGTTGCTGCAGCATGAAGGCATTGACTCAGAAATTGATTCCATCTTTGGATTTcagaaatttcttttttcagtaaAGTTTGAGTTTGAGACATATGATGATGCATATGAGATAGATGAGAGAAACAAGATTAGTCCTTTGCTTCACAATGCATGTTTTCTTACATGCTCGTTGCTTTATAGTCCCGTGTCCTGAGATCAAATCTACTGTTGACAATAAATAATATGGTGTTTacagagtttttttttcagccctctctctctctctctctctctctctctctctctctctctctctctctctctctcttaactAAGTTGTGAAAGgttgatttttctttacaaTTAACGTGGTAATAGAGTCTTCGATGGAAAGTATACATACAAATCATCATTACAGTAACACAAGGGCGTAAATGGAACAATATACCCCAAATATGTAAACTTAGTTTATCCAGCCAACAACACTAAAATGGAAGAAACATCACTGCAATGACAACTTGGCAAGGGTCAATGCTAAAACCTTGACCCCATTAGATATATCCTGACTGGAGGCATATTCTTCAGGCTTGTGGCTGTAACCTGCAAAACCAAATGGACATCAGTATATACGAGCCTTGTATCGATCACTTGATCCATCACAGGGTTACCAGCAAGTGGAAATGATTCCTCGTTTGTAGACAAAAATAGACAGGACATTCTACCTTTGTAACATGGAATGAATATCATACCCATCGGGGATACTCTGCAAGGATATGAAAATATATCATCAGAATCTATTTGTGGAAAAAGATAATTATGGCATTCTCTTCACCATCTGAATTTCTCCAAATAAAGGTATGTTAAATCCTAAGTAACCCTTTGCGGAGTATGAATAAGCATGTACTAAACAGCTGAAATTCTGATGAACATGGGATAAATAAACCATGGTTTTGTTTATTCgtttttctggttttctcGGGGGTGAGACGTAGGGATAAATGTAGAACTTCCAGACTCTCTTACCTGGCCATGAACAGTGAATCATGGTAAGCTCGGCTAATCATAAACTTGTGTGTTAAGTTTAGCTCTTTCGATGAAGCTTCCATTGCATCAAGTATTGATTTATCAGAAAGTGCTGGTGGATCCTGATTTACAATTTTGAATTCTGATAGATTGACCCCACGTTTACTGGCTATAGTAATTGCAGATTGATGGATTTTCTCAATTACAACGTTTCTTCGTTCTTCATCAATGTCTCTTGTGTctgcaaaatgaaaaaaatatacatatatattatatataatccaAAGATTGGTATCCAAAAAGCTCAAATTATGGCAAAGCTATGAGAAAGGAATATACGATGATCTTCTAAAACTTCAGTAAATTTAACAACCACAAAGTACTATAAGGAAAAACCAACTTGGTACTATAAATTGTATGTTGTACTTGAAAAGGTAATCCCACAAACCATACCAATTTCCAGATGTGATTTGCTAGGGATGCTGTTGATGGCTCCAGGATGTAGCTCCAGAATACCTTGTCAAAAGGAATTATTAACAACAATAGCCAACACGAGCGCTAAAACAGttcaacaaaatattgaagaaaGTCAAAGAATTAAGCCATTGTCCTACATTTAGGTGTGAAGGAAACACAACTTACCAACTGTACCAACAGTATCAATAGATCCAGATTCTAATACATGTCTCTCAACAGCTAGCGCTAATTCTGCAGCTGCCAGTCCAGCATCATTTCTGGTACAAATGATGTATGAAACAGTTATGCTTCATGTTCAATGGAACAAGTATAACAAGAAACTGGTAAGGATGACCGCATTCGAGATAGCTCATATTTGACATTAGGAAATATAATACTACTGATGCGCATCTGCAGTCACAGTAATTCCTGGAAGGGGCTTGAAAtgagaaaagggaaaaaaaactaagaTGTCGAAATTGCACAGAACCAAAATAAATCGAAGGAAAAATTTAGAATGATTAGCAAAATTGAAAACCTCAGGCGAGGAAACTGCAGTAGAACTTTTATTCGTAATGCAATGTCAgtaataaaaggaaatattaTACAGATTCATAACTCACTCTgattttaaccaaaaaaataattagtttAGCAGGACGAGTCCTTTTTCAAAAACTATTGGGGAAATATCATGAACACTGGGCGGGTGGGGGCGGGGGCCAGTTGCATATAATCCTGGACCTCTTCAACATGGAAAGTACACCAGTTGATATAGTCCTCTTTTTACAGCCTGAAAAATAATTCACCTATTTGGCATTAGGACAGCACCCGCATGGCCTCCATTGCCTTCAAAATCCACTTTTATGCTTGCTGGGGCTGCAATGGCTGTTATGATGCCAACTGATATACCTGGACCAAAAAACACACGGTTGATCGGTATAAGATATTATGCCTAATGTCAGGAACGTATATGTCAAAAAAGGCCTACCTTCATCCTCCAAAATAGGGCCCTGCTCAATATGCAATTCCACAAAAGCAGAGTAGCTTCCTTTTTCCAGGAACACACTGGATAAGTCCCCTTCATCTTTGGTGTAACCAGCAGATTGTGCAGCATCAAAGAAAGATATATTTTGACCATCAACTGTTGTCTTCAGAGTGTTAGCAAGTGTCTTACTCCCCGCCATTAGGCGGCTGCACAATATTTTAATTAGATATAGGGAAAAGGTAGAATGGATTTACTAAATCAATACACCTCATTGTTGGAGTCAagccaaaatttaaaaattagaaCATAAAGTGGATAAAAGGTTTTGAGCAGAAAATTAACTGAAACATCAGTATGGCTTCTTGTGAGTTAAACTGTAAGCGGTCCTAACCTTCCCAGACAGCTGATTCCAAAGCGTGTCGGCTCTTCTGAGGTGAACAAGATAACTTCCAGTGATCGTTTAGGTTTGAACCCAGACCTGCCAAACAGCCAGTTGCATAACCAGAGAGTTGGAACTACATTTCACCTTAGGAAAACCacatacaaaatttgaaattgtacTTTCTGATAAGGATATTTTCCATTACCAATACTTCCACAATGTTACAATCTACTCCATATTCTGATTTAATTAGTATTTTATTAGTATTTTATGTAGGATAGACATGTTTGGTGCTTCATCCTTGTCCCCCTTTCCAGAGACTGCAAATGATTTAAattgattatgattttttgcatCATTAAGTTCCTCAAACAATAATTCAACTTATAAGATgataaatgaaaatcaagaTACCATGGAACATGTTGCTGTAAACCCAACGGTATTATACACTTTCGGGGTATATTTGGATGAAAGGGTATGATACTATTCAACTACAACAAATGTTTCCAATCTCTTGCTGAATCATCTATAGATGAGTGTGTTGAGATCAACTCCCCTTGGGTCCAGACTTATCCTACTTCTGGTTTGAAAGCAGATGGCCATCTGAGTAGTTCAACCCTGCATCTATGTGGTTAACTTATACTACCAGAAGAGAGTTAATTATAAGCCTCTTAgctaaaaaatatacaaaattagaTCACCCACGAATTTAAAACTTAATTGCTAATAGAAATGCTAAAGGGATACATTACAGGGAGAACATCTCGTGGAGCCAAATCAAGCATGCTAAGGCTCCAGGCTCgcccaaataaattaagaTGGCAATTTTATGTTCAgactttcaaattttttaataccTAGGTGCATATTAGCGTCAACCAGGACTCATGAAAGGTGCAAACCTTTTTAGTACGTTGATGGCTTCTATAGCACCTAGAACACCCACAACCCCATCATACTTTCCGGAGTATGGAATGGCATCAATGTGAGAGCCAGTTCCAACTGCAGAAAGATCTGGGTTATAGCCTTCCCTGCATATAGGAAAGCAAGACAAAAACATGGTCAACAAAATGAAAGTGTTATATAAGGAACAATGTAACCAAACTAAACAAGGCCCATCTCTGGGCTACAAGGACGAAGGAGGACAAAAACGGATAAGTACCAAACTACCACACCCAAAGAAGTTGGGAATCAGGGTTTTCCAGAATTTAATTGAAACCCCAAGTTTATAACCGTACAATGTTAAAATGACAGAAttgaatacaaataaaagttaCAAGATTGGGGCATAGCACACTCACCACCGACCAAATATGTTACCAATAGCATCCTCTCTAACAGAGAGACCAGAGAGTCCCATCAAGTTTTTGATGAATCTGCAGTTAAACATTacccaaagaaaacaaaattagacaCATAGCAAAGGTTAAATCTCAATATTTGTATGCATTACCAGAGTTCTCATCCTGTCATTATCCGCTATTATGCTCAACGTTTGGATTTGTTTTTAtcacggaaaaaaaaaactataaataaaattcttacACTTACTCCAACTGCAACATATAAGATACATAACACACCATTGAGATGCAAAATGCAAGTAGCCTATTGCTCGTCAATCTATACAGACAACATAAATGGTAAAGAATGCTGATATTCTACAATCAAGCAAAATTTAGTAAGAAATCTGAATGGATTGGCTAAAATTTAAGCTTAGTTGATTGATAGATACTGATATAATGACATACATACCTACGAGCCAATACATCCTTGTCAGAGTACAAGATCCTGGTAACTGATGGGGCAGGTGTATCCGAGAAAGTTGAAAGTTCATCAATCTAAAAACCAAATATTCACAAAATTAGCTCAGATATGAACAAATGAACATACCCAAGTTTCTCAAACAGCTTTATTTATGAGACACTTTATAAAACCCAATAAGCCAAAGTGACCAAGTTGGTAAAAGCCAATCAAGAAATTGTAATATTCGTCACATTTGATTAAGTACCTGTTTCTGCAAACTTCGAGTGTCAACGGATAGTGAAGAGACAGTGTTCTGAAAGCTCAAGTGTGGCTCGTGAATAGGGTAGCCAGAGAAATCCTCCATTGTTTTGATTGTTGGGTCTTCATCTTCATGAGCTAAGATTGTAGTGAAGGAGCAGAGAAAGAGCACAATAATTGCTGAGTGAGAGAATTTCAGAGACATGATTTTCTGGATGGGCTTTGGTTGATTGATTGGTGAAACTAGTTATAATTTTAAGATGGGGTTGTACCGCACGGCTGCCTATGATGCCCTTGTGTGATTATTCATCCGTCGATGCCAATCTGTCACTGCTTTTGTCTTGTTTTGTGTATGGTTAGTGACACTGACCATGTCATTTTGTGGTCATATTgctttatgatttttttttttatagagaaagttaaaaaaaaattgacaaatcTTCAACTAGCTACTTATTTTGGTTCTCAATGCATCATAATTTTTACACTTAAAAGTACATCATGATATTTTACTGAAATATTGAACTTGAaggatttttctataaaatgtAAAGTTATCATGAACCTATGCGAAAGACCCTTCTTTTTAATCTCATTTgctttatggttttttttatgtacAAATTTATCACAAATACTCTCAAAAGGTTTTACGAGATTGGTGATAAGAAAGTTCAGTTCTTTGATCCaatttatatttctctttttctttctgacAAAGATTATTTCATCTAAACCTATGAATACAATCATGTGTTATCTAATGTTTAATGacttttaagaaaaaatttcatataaggATGGTTTAAATACTCTAAATTATCCTAATTAACTGACTTAActtatttttgcatttgtaACTCTATAAAAAAAGACCCTCACTTGCAGttcgaaaataaaaaagcttgATACTTttggaagaaagagagagaaaaaaaggtgCCGACTTTAATCGGTTAATCCATATGATCAAAAGAAGGCGGGAAGAGTCGAAGAGTCGAagacccaaaacccaaaatcaagGTTTCTCCTTTACCGAGCGTGTAGAGAAAGCTTTCAGCCTGCAACAATGGAGACCCCGAGCCCCAAGCACACGTGCTTAAAGCTCCAACTCAAAGAAGCTCAACAACCCATCTACGTTAAGGGCACGTGGTTCGAGTCCCGCTTCGACCTCTCCATCACCGACGGCCTCAACGCTTGGATCTGCCACGCGTCGGAAGAACAAGTGAGAGACCGAGCGGCTCAGTGGGATCAGCCGGTCTCGGAGTACGTGGCGTTGGCCGAGCGCTACCTAGGGTTTCAGCACCCAGACTCCGCCTACGGCTTCGCCGATGCCGGCGACGGCCACAAAAGAGTAATTAAAATTagggattttattttggggAAAATTGTGTTTATAGtgtatttgtgtgtgtgattGTGTAATTGTTGTTTGTGCAGTTGTCATGGACTTTTGAGAAGGAAGGGACCAAGCTAGAATGGCGGTGGAAATGTCAGCCATCGCCTAATAGTAAGCAAACCACAGCAGCAGTATTGGATTTTCTCATGGATGCAAATGTTGGGCTAAGTGTAAATTTCCTcctttttgtaatttttttttttttatgtactGAAGCAGTGTGTTTTATGAACATGAATGATATGACTTTCAAGTGCTCTATACTCTATGTATATTTTGTTGGAATCTACCCAATATGAACTCCctctttgaatttttgaaatttggtAATCAAAGATAAGTTGTGGTTTATGTTCTGGAAGAATTTTGTGTTTCTGAAGGAATGCAGTTGGGTCAACTTTTTCATATAAATGCCTATGATGTTGTGTCCATTTGATGTTACTTACACCTGGTCCTGATGCATTGGGTTTATGGAGAAGCCGATGTTGCATTAGACTGATTTTTTTAGGCTTCCAAATTGTTGCTTTGGATTGTCTAATTTGGTTGCTTGTCTAATTCATGTTAGTATATGAATGTGTGTATGTATAGGAAGAAGTTGTGAGAAAAACTCAATCATTTGAGAGATTGAAAGTGGAAGCTGAGAAGTGTCTAGCACAGAGTGAGAAGCTTACCAATGAGAAGATAGAATTTGAATCCGCTATTTATGCAAAGGTGCACCATAATATACCTCTATGATCTACTCATCGATATTGTTTTTTATCTTTGTGTTctcaaaatgtttttttttattttgtaaatggAGCTTCAAACTTCTTTTGCCATATAATACAATTGACAATCATTGCACTCTAGAGTGTGGTGTTCCGCAGATGATATACCCTTGTGAGAGTTGGTTTTTCATATGAAGAATGACCTGCAATGGTTTGGAGTCAAATTTTTGATGTCTTCGTTTTTCAGATATTCTTTAGTTTTGAACTAATCAGCATGATCATTCGAAATGAGTATTAGGCATTTGATTGACTTGATTGTTTTCATCCAACTCGATCATTTAATTGAGAATTATCTTTGTGCAagtaattctttttcttgaatGTCTTGGCTGAATTTTCCTTAACTTCTTCTAGTTTCTTGGGGTCTTGAATTCAAAAAAAGCTAAACTAAGAGAGCTTCGAGATAAGAtttcaaaacaagaaattgcTGGAAAACTGccagaagaagaggaagcgaGTTCAGACCAAACTGAACCTTTTGTCAGCATTGATGAGAAAAGTGAGGATGAATCTTTGAAAGATCTTCCAGTTACCTCCAAGGATGTTCCGAGGACTAGGTCTCGAGGTCGGGGTCGAAAGAGGGCAGCGGACAATTAGTGTCCCACTTTTCTATTCTAAATCTCAGCATGTTTATGCAAATACCCGCTCCTAGGATCTTTGCTTACTTTTGTTTCTACATGTCTATTTTGTATCTTGttgtagatttttttttttttttttgaagtgtTGAGGTTTTTAGAGGCATACAAACTTTTGTAACTTCTGTCATGAAATGAAGATGGGCATCTAgaagatgttttttttcttctccctagCTGTGAGCTGTTCCAAGTTTTATATAAGTTCAGTTTAACTCCCGGTTGCTAATTTGCATCAATATTAGCAACTGGAAAAGGCAAACATAGCCACTACATTGTACACTGTTGAATCTTATAtcattgaattgaagaatACTACAATATACTACAATACTTTCTTGTGTTGCACGGTATGGGTATGAGCATGAATACGTAGCGATTCATCTCAAAGAAAATCGGGAAGTGATTCAAGAGCTCCATCGCATTGTGCATCCTACAAAGAACTTCGAGTAACATTGAAATGATTGCATAATTAGGTGCTAAATCCCTCTTACGCATTACTTAAACAAGCTCTATCGCTTTGCGAACCTTATTTTCTCGAAGAAAACTCTGAATTACAATATTAAATGTAATGGGTAAGCAACCCTTTGAAAACttgagaggaaagagagcacGGGGTGTTGGTTCTTCGAAATGCATTCTTTGCAGcagaaaaaaagttgaaatctTTGGCAGCATATGAAAGAGCTCTTGTTTCTCTTTAACGTATTTCATCATGCAACTGtctagcttttttttttctttcttcgaAAGGTATGTAACTGTCTAGCTTTAATGTATTACCATCATATATACTTTTCCATTATCTAAGTCAGCCGTTACTTTTAgtttcctataaatacatgtTCATTATTTGTATTGATTTCATTGCAGGTTTACTTCAGTTCTTTGATTCAATCT
The window above is part of the Prunus dulcis chromosome 1, ALMONDv2, whole genome shotgun sequence genome. Proteins encoded here:
- the LOC117637078 gene encoding uncharacterized protein At2g34160-like, whose translation is MEASVAVVAEELKAMEIANDKKPVVVGDDGGEAKNAATADIAATAAESQKKTKKMNKNRIHVSNSKRPFLFYCNLAKRYIKQYNSVELFALGMAIPTVITIAETLKRNGLAVEKKISTCTIVSKLVDVENGRIVLKAQIAILLEKAENIEETAVAAA
- the LOC117637071 gene encoding ureidoglycolate hydrolase; the protein is MSLKFSHSAIIVLFLCSFTTILAHEDEDPTIKTMEDFSGYPIHEPHLSFQNTVSSLSVDTRSLQKQIDELSTFSDTPAPSVTRILYSDKDVLARRFIKNLMGLSGLSVREDAIGNIFGRWEGYNPDLSAVGTGSHIDAIPYSGKYDGVVGVLGAIEAINVLKRSGFKPKRSLEVILFTSEEPTRFGISCLGSRLMAGSKTLANTLKTTVDGQNISFFDAAQSAGYTKDEGDLSSVFLEKGSYSAFVELHIEQGPILEDEGISVGIITAIAAPASIKVDFEGNGGHAGAVLMPNRNDAGLAAAELALAVERHVLESGSIDTVGTVGILELHPGAINSIPSKSHLEIDTRDIDEERRNVVIEKIHQSAITIASKRGVNLSEFKIVNQDPPALSDKSILDAMEASSKELNLTHKFMISRAYHDSLFMARVSPMGMIFIPCYKGYSHKPEEYASSQDISNGVKVLALTLAKLSLQ
- the LOC117616765 gene encoding DNA repair protein XRCC4-like isoform X1 — its product is METPSPKHTCLKLQLKEAQQPIYVKGTWFESRFDLSITDGLNAWICHASEEQVRDRAAQWDQPVSEYVALAERYLGFQHPDSAYGFADAGDGHKRLSWTFEKEGTKLEWRWKCQPSPNSKQTTAAVLDFLMDANVGLSEEVVRKTQSFERLKVEAEKCLAQSEKLTNEKIEFESAIYAKFLGVLNSKKAKLRELRDKISKQEIAGKLPEEEEASSDQTEPFVSIDEKSEDESLKDLPVTSKDVPRTRSRGRGRKRAADN
- the LOC117616765 gene encoding DNA repair protein XRCC4-like isoform X2; its protein translation is METPSPKHTCLKLQLKEAQQPIYVKGTWFESRFDLSITDGLNAWICHASEEQVRDRAAQWDQPVSEYVALAERYLGFQHPDSAYGFADAGDGHKRLSWTFEKEGTKLEWRWKCQPSPNSKQTTAAVLDFLMDANVGLSFLGVLNSKKAKLRELRDKISKQEIAGKLPEEEEASSDQTEPFVSIDEKSEDESLKDLPVTSKDVPRTRSRGRGRKRAADN